The genomic interval GAGGAATTCCGCCGGCGCCGCATCGGCCTCAGCATCGTCGTCGATGAATACGGCGGGGTTGAAGGCCTGATCAGCCGTAACGACATTGTCAGCGAGATTGTCGGCCATCTCGCTGACGAAACCGATGCCAGTCGACCTTCAACCATTCGCACCACAAAATCCGGCTCTTACCTGATCCCCGGCACCCTTTCCCTGCGCAAGATCGAACAGGCGCTTCCGGAAATCAGTTTCGCCGACAACCTCAAACCCAACCACCTGGCCGGCCTGATTCTCGAAGAACTGGGCGAAATTCCCAGTCCGGGCACCAGCCTCAGGCTCGGCAATCTAAACCTCACGGTAAGGCAAACCACCGGCAACCGGATCGTCACGGTTGAGCTGAGCCCGCTTGAACCCTCGCCCGGAAACTAATCTCGGCACCAAAATCATTTTCCCAGACGAATCGAGCCCTTCTCAACCAACCCGAATAACCACAATTAAATCTTGACAATTTGCAACAATCGGCGTAGTTGAAGGTCTCAATAAAGATATCGCTATAAAACTATACCGGCGCTAAGCGGGAAATGCGGACGCATCCCCACCAAGCCCTAATAATTGCATGCTATTGTCAGCCTAAAACAACCTCGAAAGGAGAACTCTGATGAAAAAAGATGTGGTAATTATCGGCGGTTCTGCAGCCGGACTGATGGCCGCCGTCACCCTGAGAAAAAGAAACCCGCAGAAAAGCGTTACGGTAATCAGAAACGTGGTCAAAACCCCGGTTCCCTGCGGCATTCCTTATATTTACGGAATTATGGGCCAGGTCGACAAGGACTTGATCCCCGACCAGGGTTTTACGGATCAGGGCATCGAGATTCTGCAAAAGGAAGTCATTAACATCGACCGGACGCGAAAGGAGGTCGAGTTCAGCGATGGCGAACGCCTGGGCTATAACAAGCTGATTCTGGGTACCGGATCGAAACCGTTCACCCCCCCCCTGCCCGGAATCGATAAGGTTAATGTTTTTACCGTGCGTAAGGATCCCGTCTACCTGAAAGAAATTTATACGGCGCTTGAACCATCCCGTAAGGTTGTGGTTATCGGCGGCGGATTCATCGGCGTTGAGATGGCCGAACAGATCGCGCTGATGGGGCGACGGCTGGGGGCCGAAAAAACGGTTACCGTGGTTGAAATGCTGCCGCATTGCCTGATGCTGGCCTGCGAAGAGGATTTCTGCATTGAAATCGAAAAGGAACTGACCCACCTCGGAGTCAACCTCAAGACCGGGGTTCAGGCCGCAGAGCTCATCGGCCAGGAAAAGGTTAGCGGAGTAAAACTGGCAGACGGCCAATTACTTGACGCCGATGTCGTAATCATCGGCATCGGCGCCCAGGCGGAAATCGATCTGGCCTTAAAATGCGGACTTGAAGCCGATGCCCGGGGCGGGATCAAGGTCGACAAGTATCTGCGGACGGCCGATCCCGACATCCTTGCCGCCGGCGACTGCGCCAGCAAATTTTCCTGCATCACCGGAAACCCCAGCGGTATCCGTCTGGCTTCGGTCGCCTGCAGCGAAGGTATGCTTGCCGCCGGCAATCTCGACGGCCCTGAACGCGCCACCCTGGGAGCGCTCGGAGCCTTCAGCACCATGGTCGGCAAACGCGCCGTCGCCGCCGCCGGTCTGACTTCCAGGGCAGCGGCGGCTGAAGGCATTGACTTTGTCGTCGGTGAGGTTACCGCCCCCAACCGTCACCCCGGTCACTTGCCGGGATCTATCGCCGATATGAAAATCAAGCTTCTCTTTCGTCGCGACAACGGCGTGATTATCGGTGGTCATGTCAGCGGCGGCGAGGCAGCTTCCGACATGGTAAACATTATTGCCGTGGCCATTCAGGCCCGCCTGACCGCCGAGCAGTTGGCCATCATGCAATACGCCACGCATCCGCTGCTGACTTCATCGCCGCTGAGTTACCATGTCATGCTGGCGGCGGAGAATGCGGCCCTCAAGCTGAGCTGAACCCCTTGCTCAGGACTTGAAAAAAACAGTTTTACAGGGTCCGGGTTGCGATAATCCCGGCGTTCGGTTGCCCAAAGAGGTGGAATCATAACGATTCCACCTCTTTGGCTTTTCAGCAGGAAAAAATGGACAAGCCTTTCCAAATGAGATATTTTATCAGATTGATACATTAAGCGTTGCCTCGGTTTGACGAACGCCGCGATTATTTTTTCTCGCGCCCACAAGGTAAACCCGAAAAACCAGCCATTCAGAACCGCAAGCCCAAGTGGCCCGGCCTTTCCGGCAGCAGACGAAAAGGTTCATCACCGGCAACCGGCAAAACAATTCAGCCACGAGACCACTTGGCACGGCGGCACGAATTATTTATAACCCTTCTGCTAAGCTGTCTGTTCACCTTGACTGGTCTTCCCGCCTGGAGCGCCACCGCCATCAGCCTCCCTCAAGCGATTACAGACGCCCAGCCCGTCTCAAATTCCGAGGCTCCTCCAAAACTGGTTCTGGCGGCCTTCGCCTATCTCGGCGTCGAAAAAACCACGGCCCAATATCAACCGATCGTAGACTATCTGAACCGCAAGCTGACAGACTACCAGGTTGAGCTACGGGTTCAGCCCATGCAGGAAATTTATGAGGGCATCGAACAGCGGGCTTTCGACCTGGTCACCACCAACCCTTCACACTTTCTGCTCGTCAGACATCGTTTCCCGCTTTCCGGCGTGCTGGCCACCCAGATCTCCCTCGATGCCAAACATCGGCCACAACACTTTCTGGCGGGCTGCATAGTCGTCCTGGCGCAGCGTCAAGATTTACAGACCTTGGCCGATCTGCGCGATCGGCGCATCGCGGCTCCCAGCCCGGATCACATGGGCGGTTATCGGGCTCAGGCCTACGAACTCCATCTGGCCGGAATCAATCTGCCCGGGGACGTCGCCTCCCTGCAGTTTACCGGCGTACATCAGGCGGCCATCGAACTTTTGCTTGCGGATCAGGTCGACGCGGCCTTTGTCCGCAGCGGAGTTATTGAAGACCTGCTGGCAAGCGGCGAGCTTGCTTCGGGACGGGTTCGGGTTCTCAATCCCCTGCGACACGATAAT from Pseudomonadota bacterium carries:
- a CDS encoding pyridine nucleotide-disulfide oxidoreductase, which produces MKKDVVIIGGSAAGLMAAVTLRKRNPQKSVTVIRNVVKTPVPCGIPYIYGIMGQVDKDLIPDQGFTDQGIEILQKEVINIDRTRKEVEFSDGERLGYNKLILGTGSKPFTPPLPGIDKVNVFTVRKDPVYLKEIYTALEPSRKVVVIGGGFIGVEMAEQIALMGRRLGAEKTVTVVEMLPHCLMLACEEDFCIEIEKELTHLGVNLKTGVQAAELIGQEKVSGVKLADGQLLDADVVIIGIGAQAEIDLALKCGLEADARGGIKVDKYLRTADPDILAAGDCASKFSCITGNPSGIRLASVACSEGMLAAGNLDGPERATLGALGAFSTMVGKRAVAAAGLTSRAAAAEGIDFVVGEVTAPNRHPGHLPGSIADMKIKLLFRRDNGVIIGGHVSGGEAASDMVNIIAVAIQARLTAEQLAIMQYATHPLLTSSPLSYHVMLAAENAALKLS